The following DNA comes from Pomacea canaliculata isolate SZHN2017 linkage group LG10, ASM307304v1, whole genome shotgun sequence.
GGATTATAAAGTGATGTGTAGATTACGCATAGTTCTTGATGTCAGAATGCTGACTAGATAACTCGCAGTCTGGTTCGCTCTTGAAAGGAAATGAACTGCAGGTGTTTCTGATTGctgaaagtattatttttttgtaatatggATGAAATGgaaatgatattttattctATGAATAATTGCCGTGCTGTATCCTGagtaatttttgtatttattactcTCTCTACGGCTTATTGTCAGCTGCATTTAGCAAGTGGCTGCATGCTCACAATGTCTACGATTTAGTTATAAAGATTTTGCCACTTACTTGAAAATTTGACACAGATGAAGTTGTTGTTTCGGTTACACTGAGCATCGTTCAACGTGCCATTAATGGTAATCTCTGCACAGTCCTCCTTGTGTCTGTAGTTAGGCTCACCTTTTCCCCACAACCTTCATTACACGTAGACAAAAAATTGTGTTGGATAAATGACGACTGAGTATGAAAGACTAAATTAAGCTGACAAAGACGACATTATCACTGTTGTATAATGAAccttaaattaataaataagaaaagccTGAATCAGTGACTCTTTCGTCATTTCAAAAGCGTTTTCTAACGACATGAAAATGTTATAAGTTGTATCTGTTTTTCTCTTGCGTTGTCTCAAGTTAGAGCTGAAAAGCAAACTGCACAGAAATTTGCTTTAATTATTGTaaatcttcaaacattaaacatttaataaaagaTATATTGACAACTTACTGATTGAGAAAGGAAATCCTCGCATCTAAATCAATCACAGTTTCGTTTTCGATTCTTTTGTGCCAACCTGTCCACCAGCTGCTTTGCTTTTTGTGACTCATTTCCTTTGTAACTCGCTCCTTTAATAAACCATTAGAGACGACTTTAGACTGTTAAATTTGTGCCATGTCTTTTCCAAATATATAAATCTCGCTTAATACATCGTTTCTCTCCCTAAAATAGAACCTATTCCTCTATTCTTTCAATCCTTCCCATTCTAACGCCATGCACTCTATCTTTAAACAAGTAAACGGAATATATGAGCAAACTCTGCAGTCTCTGTTTCTATATTTCAATAAAGAAATTCGCGTGTACAGGGAAAGAAGGAAGACGGAAAGTTTAGCAATAGACGCACATGTCACACTATCGTCTCACAGTTATCATCACTCCTGTCACTGCACGTTACCGTCTGCCACACTGGTGATAAGCAAGGCAAATAAAGTCAACATTTTTCCGCGCCATCATACGAATGGCTTGCTTAGAAAACAGCTTTCAAAACGTtaattaaattatgtttaagaacatggaagaagaaaggaatggAAATATAAAAGTCTGCTCACTAATAAAAGTCTTAAAAGCACACAAAGAGGATATCTGGTAACCTACCAGTCCTGGCGTGGCGTTCACAGACAGAAGGTTGCCATCCATTTCTTCACAGTACGTCTGAGCAGCTGACCAGCTCTTGGGTTCCGTGAAAAGCTTGAAGCAGGTGGTAGTAAAAGTATTCCAGCCTGGATCACACCAATCTTCTTGCGCTGCGCCTGTCAAGGAAACCACAGCTAATAAGGCTAGGGTATGATGTCCCATACGTTTAATTGCGTTCATGTGTTCAAGAATGAGTGTGTAACAGCGCAAataatgtgagagagagagagccaggaaacaaaattatattttgggACCCCTTGTGCTGCTATGGTATCACAAAAGTTGTTAAAGAGTCTACAAACTCTAGGAAAAGGAGGATGTTGTTGACATTTCGCGGTTGTAAGCCGGATGAGGTTACTTTACGAAGTACTTCCTAGTCGGCTACAGATGTTACAAGTTGCTCTTTTCGAAAGATGTCAGTTGTAGCTTgttcgttttcattttcttctcatttctgaTACCGTAAAGGATGAATAatttgatgttattttattatttatttcgcGATAATCAGACCTACCCGCAGTGTTTAGAATATAATCAGCTGTTCGCTTTCATAGAAAAGACTGAGAAAGAATGAGTTTAagtatgtaaatatatagttcaccaatgtttacaaaataaagtattgAATGGAAAACACATTAATTACACACCAGAGTTTGTGCAGTCGTGTAAGACTGATACACGCGCACGTCATtattgacaatttttgtttaaatagttttatctgGACTTTCTCccttttgtaataataataatgatgatgttgtaAGGCGTCGTATCCCACCAACAAACGCGGACTCAAAGAGGTAAGACAGTTGAAGTCGCATGAGCACACATTTATCGCTGTCTCTCTCACATAGTGAGTAGAAAAAACTGAAGTACCCAGAGAAAAACCACCGatggtcagccctgtaaacagtaGTCACATCCAGAAAGAGATATGTCAGCCGAGATACGAACTCAGGACATCCTAATTCCCATGGTGACGGGCATTTTTAACTAACCACTGCGCCACCAAGCACCCCAATTGTACATACGTCATCTAACGTACAAGTGGCGGGGGGCTGCGTCTGTTCACATGTACTCATTCATTTGTGTGCAGGCGTGATTGATACATATTCATCTgcaagtgtgtgcgtgtttggGGAATAGGGTATGCAATCGTTTGAGTTTGTATGTGTAcggtacaaataaacaaactaaaaataagcACAGTCACAAAACGTGGCGAACAAGCAACATGCTTGACGCAGGCTGAAGGTATGCCAAGAGTCTGTACTCACCCCCTGGATACAAAATCAGCAGAGCGGCAGCTGTTGCCATGGTTACCATGCTCAGCATCTTGAACTGATCTTTACACACTACTCTATCCCTACAGAACAATGGCAACAATCtgcccacacacactcatgagTGAGAAATCTTTCTGTTAGCAAGTCCGCAGCGTGACAAGCACCTCAGACGATATCTCCGAAtcttggattaaaaaaaaaaaaaaaaagttcgtaTCCTCGGTAATTGCACAGAGACGATCTATTTTGCCACGAGTAACTGTTTTAAACTGTTAAGACACCAAGGAAAAACCTGCCACCAAATATTTGTTCAATTTTCCCCACTGTGGAGAATCAGCTGCTGTTAGTTGCCGCTCCctggctggtcacg
Coding sequences within:
- the LOC112573080 gene encoding C-type lectin lectoxin-Lio3-like — translated: MLSMVTMATAAALLILYPGGAAQEDWCDPGWNTFTTTCFKLFTEPKSWSAAQTYCEEMDGNLLSVNATPGLERVTKEMSHKKQSSWWTGWHKRIENETVIDLDARISFLNQLWGKGEPNYRHKEDCAEITINGTLNDAQCNRNNNFICVKFSTSGQESTQTIEDCGPGWFLMHRACYKLSTDALPWESAKKNCEVDGGYLLSVSSVAEMNLDKEGDEKRQQTKYLVGRATEGSTIQQNRGCGLIQVHLFQRESQDGVLRSRTMRTDERTVWRSPRTAPSATRTARKFGLLYAKDMK